A genomic stretch from Styela clava chromosome 5, kaStyClav1.hap1.2, whole genome shotgun sequence includes:
- the LOC120343947 gene encoding selenoprotein F-like, which yields MGFRLLQLVFLAWVHNAACTVEVSEPYTAAQCADIGFKRHLMCGMCVSLKEFGLEKLENDCLKCCQKEADDKGTKKFPSAVLEVCGUKIGRYPQVKEFVKGEKSKRFPNLRVKYLRGQDPIIKLLNEDEEVQDTLSIASWDTDTVEDFLNEKLVKM from the exons ATGGGATTCCGGCTTTTACAGCTGGTCTTCCTAGCATGG GTCCACAATGCAGCATGCACAGTTGAAGTGTCTGAGCCATACACAGCGGCGCAATGTGCTGATATCGGTTTCAAGCGACACCTCATGTGTGGGATGTGTGTGTCTTTGAAAGAATTCGGActtgaaaaacttgaaaatgattGTCTGAAATGTTGTCAGAAAGAGGCAGATGATAAAGGGACTAAA aaATTTCCCTCTGCAGTCCTAGAAGTGTGCGGATGAAAAATAGGACGATACCCCCAAGTCAAGG agtttGTGAAAGGAGAAAAATCCAAGCGTTTTCCTAATTTAAGAGTCAAG TATCTCAGAGGACAGGATCCAatcattaaattattaaatgaaGATGAGGAAGTTCAAGATACTTTGAGCATTGCAAGCTGGGACACCGACACAGTAGAAGATTTCCTGAACGAAAAACTAGTGAAAATGTAA